From the Mycoplasmatota bacterium genome, one window contains:
- a CDS encoding thioredoxin family protein, with protein sequence MIKLQSIEQFKELKKKHTVFLFSAKWCPDCRVIEPFLNELETIYSNMEFVYVDRDEFIDLCIENNIYGIPSFLVFNEDELLGSFVSKFRKTKQEIIDFLETVK encoded by the coding sequence ATGATAAAATTACAATCAATTGAACAATTCAAAGAACTTAAAAAAAAGCACACTGTTTTTCTATTTTCTGCAAAATGGTGTCCTGACTGTCGAGTTATTGAACCCTTTTTAAATGAATTAGAAACAATATATTCAAACATGGAATTTGTCTATGTTGACCGTGATGAATTTATCGATTTATGTATTGAAAACAATATTTACGGTATACCTAGTTTCTTAGTTTTTAATGAAGATGAATTACTGGGCTCATTTGTTAGTAAATTTAGAAAAACAAAGCAAGAGATTATAGATTTTTTAGAAACAGTGAAGTAA
- a CDS encoding DUF84 family protein, whose protein sequence is MSNLKIVVGSSNKVKVNAIKNIFANYEVVGIAVKSKVSDQPISDEETIRGALNRALGAKRFGDIGIGLEGGVQQTSFGMLVVNYGVLVDEKSQVYLAGGSRFLLPNEVSKDIYKGKELGDIMDQYANKRNVKHDEGAVGIFTNNFVKRTEIFEHIGLLLYGQMVSGKNNININNNR, encoded by the coding sequence ATGTCTAATCTAAAAATTGTTGTTGGGTCATCAAATAAAGTTAAAGTTAATGCGATAAAAAATATATTCGCTAATTATGAAGTTGTTGGTATTGCGGTTAAAAGTAAAGTCTCAGACCAACCTATTAGCGATGAGGAAACTATTAGAGGGGCACTAAATCGTGCATTAGGAGCAAAACGTTTTGGAGATATTGGAATTGGATTAGAAGGTGGTGTTCAACAAACCTCTTTTGGAATGTTAGTGGTTAATTATGGTGTTTTAGTAGATGAAAAAAGCCAGGTTTATCTTGCAGGTGGGTCACGATTTTTATTACCTAACGAAGTTTCGAAAGATATTTATAAAGGTAAAGAACTAGGTGATATCATGGATCAATATGCAAATAAACGGAATGTAAAACATGATGAAGGAGCTGTGGGTATTTTCACGAATAATTTTGTGAAACGAACTGAAATATTTGAACACATTGGATTACTATTATATGGTCAAATGGTCTCAGGCAAAAATAATATTAATATAAACAATAATAGGTGA
- a CDS encoding M42 family metallopeptidase — translation MNKETIELFKTLTCLHGTSGYEHDVRKFMKEQLQKYSDEIIQDKLGSIFGIKKGITNGPRIMVAGHMDEVGFMVTKITKNGMLKFQTLGGWSPYVLQSQKLVVHSKKGPIYGIIASTPPHLGGGDKPDVKKMLIDIGADSSDHAKELGIEPGVFATPHMDFTLTADKKKIIAKAWDDRYGCGLAIELLKELKDEKLPNTLFCGATVQEEVGTRGAQTAANMIKPDIFFALDASPANDITGDKTQFGQLGKGVLLRIHDRSYITHRGMREFMLDMAETHHIPYQYFVSPGGTDAGKVHVSGEGVPSILVGICARYIHSHTSMIHMDDYAAAKEMLTKLVKSLDQTTYNTIIENV, via the coding sequence ATGAATAAGGAAACTATCGAGTTATTTAAAACATTAACTTGTTTACATGGAACATCAGGTTATGAGCATGATGTAAGAAAATTTATGAAAGAACAATTACAAAAATACTCTGATGAAATTATTCAAGATAAGTTAGGGAGTATTTTTGGTATTAAAAAAGGTATAACTAACGGACCTAGAATTATGGTTGCTGGCCATATGGATGAAGTAGGATTCATGGTTACAAAGATAACTAAAAATGGGATGCTTAAATTTCAAACACTAGGTGGTTGGTCACCATACGTGTTACAGTCTCAAAAATTAGTGGTTCATTCGAAAAAAGGTCCTATTTATGGAATTATTGCTTCAACACCCCCACATCTAGGTGGAGGAGATAAACCAGATGTAAAAAAAATGTTGATTGATATTGGTGCAGATAGTAGCGACCATGCCAAAGAATTAGGAATTGAACCAGGTGTGTTTGCAACACCACATATGGACTTTACTCTTACGGCAGATAAGAAAAAAATTATCGCAAAAGCATGGGATGATCGTTATGGATGTGGTCTCGCAATTGAATTATTAAAAGAATTAAAGGATGAAAAATTACCAAACACCCTATTTTGTGGTGCAACCGTTCAAGAGGAAGTTGGTACTCGAGGTGCTCAGACAGCTGCAAATATGATTAAACCAGATATATTTTTCGCTTTAGATGCATCTCCAGCAAATGACATAACTGGTGACAAAACACAATTTGGTCAACTTGGAAAAGGTGTTTTATTAAGAATTCATGATAGATCATATATAACCCATCGTGGTATGCGTGAATTCATGTTAGATATGGCTGAAACACATCATATACCTTATCAATATTTTGTATCACCTGGTGGTACAGATGCTGGAAAAGTTCATGTTTCTGGTGAAGGGGTACCATCAATATTAGTTGGAATTTGTGCGCGATATATCCATTCTCATACCTCTATGATTCATATGGATGACTATGCTGCCGCAAAAGAAATGTTGACTAAATTAGTGAAATCCCTAGATCAAACCACCTATAACACGATTATCGAAAATGTCTAA
- a CDS encoding M23 family metallopeptidase — MKVKLIFFTMLFLLIVGLSSQTKAEDNQMNQRIYIYKEYALITDIPWYMIAAIDQYERNTKNYRSYCPKEDEVISICFEPKVWSGINNPIKEDSNLYRIELFNGMGVDGDNDGVANRLNTYDRLTAMVNYINLYGVTEDKIKESLINYYKSEKGVKIIFEIAQLFQHYQTIDLSKRVHPIPRGYEASMVNNYGGTRSYGGLRAHEGVDIFAHYGTPVVSTAYGIIEIKGWNKYGGYRIGIRDIYNTYEFYAHLRGYAKNINEGDFVEPGQVIGYVGSTGYGKEGTSGKFPPHLHFGFYKYDGRKEWSFNPYSYLRKWKRIRLH, encoded by the coding sequence ATGAAAGTAAAATTAATCTTTTTTACAATGCTTTTTTTATTGATTGTTGGACTATCAAGTCAAACAAAAGCAGAAGATAATCAAATGAATCAAAGAATATATATATATAAAGAGTATGCCTTAATCACTGATATCCCTTGGTATATGATAGCAGCGATTGACCAATATGAAAGAAATACAAAAAACTATCGGTCATATTGTCCTAAAGAAGATGAAGTTATTTCAATCTGTTTTGAACCAAAAGTTTGGAGTGGGATCAATAATCCCATTAAAGAGGACTCAAATCTTTATCGAATTGAATTATTTAATGGCATGGGTGTTGATGGAGATAATGATGGAGTTGCAAATCGTTTAAATACATATGACAGATTAACTGCGATGGTTAATTATATTAACTTATATGGTGTTACAGAGGATAAAATTAAAGAATCTCTAATAAATTATTATAAGAGTGAAAAAGGTGTAAAGATTATATTTGAAATTGCTCAATTATTTCAGCACTACCAAACAATTGACTTATCAAAGAGAGTTCATCCAATTCCGAGAGGTTATGAAGCAAGTATGGTCAATAATTATGGAGGGACAAGGTCTTATGGAGGGCTAAGGGCGCATGAAGGAGTTGATATATTTGCGCATTACGGTACCCCAGTTGTTTCAACTGCTTATGGAATAATAGAAATAAAAGGTTGGAATAAATATGGAGGATATCGAATAGGAATACGGGATATTTATAATACTTATGAGTTCTATGCTCATTTACGAGGATATGCTAAGAACATCAATGAAGGTGACTTTGTGGAACCTGGTCAAGTAATTGGCTATGTGGGTTCTACTGGATATGGTAAAGAAGGAACAAGCGGGAAATTTCCCCCTCATTTACATTTTGGCTTTTATAAATATGATGGTAGAAAAGAATGGAGTTTTAATCCCTATTCTTATTTAAGAAAATGGAAAAGAATTCGATTACATTAA